A portion of the Poecilia reticulata strain Guanapo linkage group LG23, Guppy_female_1.0+MT, whole genome shotgun sequence genome contains these proteins:
- the llph gene encoding protein LLP homolog, with protein sequence MAKSLRSKWKRKMRAEKRKKNAPKELARLKQALSLDKKGGADMADLQDVATVIPADKITKQSDVEMSEQQQQEEEEDDGKMEMDARRSKATLLDEHGQYPAWMSQRQAKKMKAKRVTKKTGKVKKKKGIAW encoded by the exons ATGGCCAAAAGTCTTCGTAGCAAATGGAAGCGGAAGATGCGGGcggagaagaggaagaaaaacgcTCCGAAGGAGCTGGCTCGACTCAAACAGGCTCTGAGTCTGGATAAGAAAGGAGGAGCGGACATGGCCGACCTGCAGGACGTCGCCACGGTGATTCCAGCCGACAAGATAACGAAGCAGAGCGACGTTGAAatgtcagagcagcagcagcaggaagaggaggaggacg aCGGGAAGATGGAGATGGATGCGAGGCGCAGCAAGGCGACGCTGCTGGACGAACACGGACAGTACCCGGCGTGGATGAGCCAGCGGCAGGCCAAGAAAATGAAGGCCAAACGCGTGACCAAGAAAACAGGcaaagtgaagaagaagaagggaatCGCCTGGTGA
- the hcls1 gene encoding src substrate protein p85-like isoform X2 has protein sequence MWKSVVGHDVNVKVAAEGDDWETDPDFENDVSEQEQRWGAKSIEGSGRKEHISVAELRNRVAEEHEQVKQKDQTPKASYGYGGKFGVEKDRMDKVAMGHDYVAQVEQHSSQKDMAKGFGGKFGVQKDRVDKSAMGFEYKGEVQQHTSQKDYSKGFGGKYGVDKERVDKAALGYDYKAETEKHQSQKDYAKGFGGKYGVEKEKVDKAAMGYDYKGETEKHQSQKDYAAGFGGRYGVQTDRMDKSAAGFSDMDSPTSAYEKTQPVEASSAGAGKLKARFENMAKASDEENRKKVEEERARRQARESREREEAKRRQQEEDSWKQEVHPPPAQEEPTYDNPPVETHRNVPAVPETPKPEPEGDELYEEPPDLPPRSDYLLEPADPPLPPRSAAVDEEEDGGDYEELSETPAPEPEEDGGVYEDVSAGQRAVAIYDYEGEADDEISFNPDDVITNIEMIDEGWWKGQCHGRTGLFPSAYVQLQ, from the exons ATGTGGAAGTCAGTGGTGGGCCACGATGTGAACGTGAAGGTGGCTGCAGAGGGGGACGACTGGGAGACAGACCCTGACTTTGAG aATGATGTATCCGAGCAGGAGCAGAGGTGGGGGGCCAAAAGCATTGAGGGCTCCGGGCGCAAAGAGCACATCAG CGTCGCTGAGCTCAGAAACCGGGTCGCTGAGGAACACGAGCAGGTGAAGCAGAAGGATCAAACTCCCAAAGCGTCGTACGGATATGGAGGGAAGTTTGGTGTGGAGAAGGACAGGATGGACAAG GTGGCTATGGGTCACGACTACGTGGCGCAGGTGGAGCAGCACTCCTCCCAGAAGGACATGGCGAAGGGATTCGGTGGGAAATTTGGTGTTCAGAAAGACCGTGTTGACAAG TCTGCCATGGGCTTTGAATATAAAGGGGAGGTGCAGCAACACACCTCTCAGAAAG ATTACTCAAAGGGTTTTGGAGGGAAATATGGAGTTGATAAGGAAAGAGTGGACAAGGCGGCTTTGGGTTACGACTATaaagcagaaacagagaagCATCAGTCACAGAAAg ACTATGCCAAAGGTTTTGGAGGGAAGTACGGCGTGGAGAAAGAGAAGGTGGATAAAGCCGCCATGGGCTACGACTATAAAGGGGAAACTGAGAAGCATCAGTCCCAGAAAG ATTACGCTGCAGGTTTCGGCGGTCGTTATGGCGTTCAGACAGACCGAATGGATAAG AGTGCAGCGGGATTTTCAGACATGGACTCCCCAACTTCTGCTTATGAAAAGACTCAACCTGTAGAGGCTT CAAGTGCAGGCGCTGGGAAACTGAAGGCTCGCTTTGAGAACATGGCGAAGGCTTCagatgaagaaaacaggaagaaagtAGAAGAAGAGAGAGCAAGAAGACAAGccagagagagcagagagcGAGAGGAAGCCAAACGCAGGCAGCAG GAGGAGGATAgttggaaacaggaagtccatcctcctcctgctcagGAGGAACCGACGTACGACAATCCGCCTGTAGAAACCCACCGAAACGTCCCAGCGGTCCCAGAAACGCctaaaccagaaccagag GGGGACGAGTTATACGAGGAGCCTCCAGACTTGCCTCCACGCTCAGACTATCTCCTGGAACCGGCGGACCCTCCTCTGCCGCCGCGGTCTGCCGCCGTGGACGAAGAGGAGGACGGCGGGGATTACGAGGAACTGAGCGAAACACCTGCTCCTGAACCAGAAG AAGACGGCGGCGTCTACGAGGACGTGTCGGCCGGCCAGAGGGCAGTTGCAATTTATGACTATGAAGGAG AGGCGGACGACGAGATCTCCTTCAACCCCGATGATGTCATCACCAACATAGAGATGATCGACGAGGGCTGGTGGAAGGGCCAGTGTCACGGCCGCACCGGTCTCTTCCCATCCGCTTACGTCCAGCTGCAATAG
- the hcls1 gene encoding src substrate protein p85-like isoform X1 produces the protein MWKSVVGHDVNVKVAAEGDDWETDPDFENDVSEQEQRWGAKSIEGSGRKEHISVAELRNRVAEEHEQVKQKDQTPKASYGYGGKFGVEKDRMDKVAMGHDYVAQVEQHSSQKDMAKGFGGKFGVQKDRVDKSAMGFEYKGEVQQHTSQKDYSKGFGGKYGVDKERVDKAALGYDYKAETEKHQSQKDYAKGFGGKYGVEKEKVDKAAMGYDYKGETEKHQSQKDYAKGFGGKYGVEKEKVDKAALGYDYKGETDKHQSQKDYAAGFGGRYGVQTDRMDKSAAGFSDMDSPTSAYEKTQPVEASSAGAGKLKARFENMAKASDEENRKKVEEERARRQARESREREEAKRRQQEEDSWKQEVHPPPAQEEPTYDNPPVETHRNVPAVPETPKPEPEGDELYEEPPDLPPRSDYLLEPADPPLPPRSAAVDEEEDGGDYEELSETPAPEPEEDGGVYEDVSAGQRAVAIYDYEGEADDEISFNPDDVITNIEMIDEGWWKGQCHGRTGLFPSAYVQLQ, from the exons ATGTGGAAGTCAGTGGTGGGCCACGATGTGAACGTGAAGGTGGCTGCAGAGGGGGACGACTGGGAGACAGACCCTGACTTTGAG aATGATGTATCCGAGCAGGAGCAGAGGTGGGGGGCCAAAAGCATTGAGGGCTCCGGGCGCAAAGAGCACATCAG CGTCGCTGAGCTCAGAAACCGGGTCGCTGAGGAACACGAGCAGGTGAAGCAGAAGGATCAAACTCCCAAAGCGTCGTACGGATATGGAGGGAAGTTTGGTGTGGAGAAGGACAGGATGGACAAG GTGGCTATGGGTCACGACTACGTGGCGCAGGTGGAGCAGCACTCCTCCCAGAAGGACATGGCGAAGGGATTCGGTGGGAAATTTGGTGTTCAGAAAGACCGTGTTGACAAG TCTGCCATGGGCTTTGAATATAAAGGGGAGGTGCAGCAACACACCTCTCAGAAAG ATTACTCAAAGGGTTTTGGAGGGAAATATGGAGTTGATAAGGAAAGAGTGGACAAGGCGGCTTTGGGTTACGACTATaaagcagaaacagagaagCATCAGTCACAGAAAg ACTATGCCAAAGGTTTTGGAGGGAAGTACGGCGTGGAGAAAGAGAAGGTGGATAAAGCCGCCATGGGCTACGACTATAAAGGGGAAACTGAGAAGCATCAGTCCCAGAAAG ATTACGCAAAAGGATTTGGTGGGAAGTACGGGGTTGAGAAGGAGAAGGTGGACAAAGCGGCGCTGGGATACGACTACAAAGGCGAGACGGATAAACATCAGTCCCAGAAAG ATTACGCTGCAGGTTTCGGCGGTCGTTATGGCGTTCAGACAGACCGAATGGATAAG AGTGCAGCGGGATTTTCAGACATGGACTCCCCAACTTCTGCTTATGAAAAGACTCAACCTGTAGAGGCTT CAAGTGCAGGCGCTGGGAAACTGAAGGCTCGCTTTGAGAACATGGCGAAGGCTTCagatgaagaaaacaggaagaaagtAGAAGAAGAGAGAGCAAGAAGACAAGccagagagagcagagagcGAGAGGAAGCCAAACGCAGGCAGCAG GAGGAGGATAgttggaaacaggaagtccatcctcctcctgctcagGAGGAACCGACGTACGACAATCCGCCTGTAGAAACCCACCGAAACGTCCCAGCGGTCCCAGAAACGCctaaaccagaaccagag GGGGACGAGTTATACGAGGAGCCTCCAGACTTGCCTCCACGCTCAGACTATCTCCTGGAACCGGCGGACCCTCCTCTGCCGCCGCGGTCTGCCGCCGTGGACGAAGAGGAGGACGGCGGGGATTACGAGGAACTGAGCGAAACACCTGCTCCTGAACCAGAAG AAGACGGCGGCGTCTACGAGGACGTGTCGGCCGGCCAGAGGGCAGTTGCAATTTATGACTATGAAGGAG AGGCGGACGACGAGATCTCCTTCAACCCCGATGATGTCATCACCAACATAGAGATGATCGACGAGGGCTGGTGGAAGGGCCAGTGTCACGGCCGCACCGGTCTCTTCCCATCCGCTTACGTCCAGCTGCAATAG